The DNA window TATGATACGCCACACATTCACTATTCCAACATATGGCTTTTAAAAGCAAAATGCAGCTGTCACTTTTCCCGAATTCCTTCCTCCATAACTGCTCATGTGATGTTTTGATTAGCATGTTTGCTAGCCTGTTCATCAAAGCTTCAAAATCAAGTTCTGGATAGGTTAGCCACCCAACTAAAATAGTGTAAAAACATTCCGTAACGTTACAAAGTAGATATACGACCGATATATTTGATATGCGCTAGTATAACACAACGTTTACTCACCGCTTGCAATTTACGTATTAGCTAGTTTTCAGAGCAGCAAGCTTCCAAACAGCGGTGGAGCTAATCAATGTAACGTTATGCAAAGCTGCGTCCAACTAATATAGATGTTACTGGAATTGTTGAAGCAGTTGTGAATGATCAACATGTTCGCTAACCCCGAGTTTTGTttacgctagctagctaacagtagttAGCTACTTGATGGGTTCGTTCCTAATTCGCTCTGGCGTGTCTGACTCCGTGTGCTCAGCCAgggtgaatttacgaacgcaggCTTATTTAGCTAACCATGTGAACCTTGTTAGAAGCTAGTTAGCACTCTTGCGCGGGGCATAATGTTTGCAAAGTGGAGGATTCGAGTTTTACACGTGAGTATAGCTGCATTTGTTTTCTCCCGCATATTGTTTATTGCCCATAGCTACGTTAGCATTAATACCATAGCTTATTACTGATAGGCAACATGACAGTGACTGATGCCTAGTTAAAAacaatttttttaacctttttttactaggcaagtcagttaagaacaaattcttattttcaatgactgcctaggaacagtgggttaactgcctgttcaggggcagaacgacagatttgtaccttgtcagctcggggattcgaacttgcaacctttcggttactagtccaatgctctaaccactaggctaaaatAATTATCTTTTCCATCTACTTACTATTTATAATCTCCTCTTTCTGTGCACAGGGGAGTGATGGCGGCAACGGACTGCTACATCGTTCACGAGATCTACAACGGGGAGAATGCGCAGGACCAGTTTGAGTACGAGCTGGAGCAGGCACTGGAGGCACAGTACAAGTACATTGTGATCGAGCCCACGCGCATTGGCGACGAGACGGCCCGCTGGATCGCCGTAGGCAACTGCCTGCACAAGATGGCCGTGCTGTCTGGTACCGCCTGCCTCCTGACGCCGCTCTCACTACCGCCCGAGTACTCGCGCTACGTAGCACTGCCCACTGGTGCCCTCAGCGTGGCATGCTCCACCCTCTATGGAATCTCCTGGCAGTTCGATCCCTGCTGCAAGTACCAGGTGGAGTACAACAGCCAAAAACTCTCGCGGCTGCCCCTGCACACACTCACCTCCTCCACGCCAGTGGTGCTGGTGCGCAGGGACGACATCCACAGAAAGAGACTCCACAACACGATAGCGCTGGCCGCCCTGGCCTACTGTGCCAAGAAGATCTACGAACTCTACGCGGTATGAGCACACTCtgaagaggttttaaaaatatatatacatcagGAAAAGGAGTCCGCCAAGTGGAAGCCATGCGCACAGTCGAGGGTTTGCCCCTAGCCCCCCCCACCCCACTTGAGCGGGTGCTTCATTTTGAGCTGTTTGATGGATATAGTTAAATCTAGAAGGAATTATTTTTACCTTCTAATTTTCTTTACTTGTAAGTGACATCACCAGTGCACTTATCCATATGGAACCCTTGTGCCTCTTCCCCATCCCTGTACCCCTCAATACACTAAGTTAGTGCACAAGGGTAGCTAAGTAAAAATAAATAGACTGAATCGTGTTGCAGTTGAAATGGACAGA is part of the Oncorhynchus keta strain PuntledgeMale-10-30-2019 chromosome 26, Oket_V2, whole genome shotgun sequence genome and encodes:
- the LOC118358959 gene encoding transmembrane protein 11, mitochondrial-like isoform X1; this encodes MASLGRRRGVQVNRERGVMAATDCYIVHEIYNGENAQDQFEYELEQALEAQYKYIVIEPTRIGDETARWIAVGNCLHKMAVLSGTACLLTPLSLPPEYSRYVALPTGALSVACSTLYGISWQFDPCCKYQVEYNSQKLSRLPLHTLTSSTPVVLVRRDDIHRKRLHNTIALAALAYCAKKIYELYAV
- the LOC118358959 gene encoding transmembrane protein 11, mitochondrial-like isoform X2; protein product: MAATDCYIVHEIYNGENAQDQFEYELEQALEAQYKYIVIEPTRIGDETARWIAVGNCLHKMAVLSGTACLLTPLSLPPEYSRYVALPTGALSVACSTLYGISWQFDPCCKYQVEYNSQKLSRLPLHTLTSSTPVVLVRRDDIHRKRLHNTIALAALAYCAKKIYELYAV